The window GGAGGTCTTCGTGCCCCGAGACCTGGTTCGACTGCTCATCGGTATCGTTATGTGTATGACGCTGGCCGGCGCGGCGGGCCCACTTGCCGCGCAGGCGGGAACCCTGCACGGCACCATCGCCGACAGCACCGGTGGGGCCCTGGCCAGCGCCTCGGTGACCGTGGAAGGCACCGGCCTCGCCGCCGTGAGCGGCGGCACGGGCGAATACAAGATTACCGGCGTCCCCGCGGGTCCTCATACGGTCTACGTCCGGCTCATCGGCTATCGGGCT of the Gemmatimonadales bacterium genome contains:
- a CDS encoding carboxypeptidase regulatory-like domain-containing protein, whose amino-acid sequence is MPRDLVRLLIGIVMCMTLAGAAGPLAAQAGTLHGTIADSTGGALASASVTVEGTGLAAVSGGTGEYKITGVPAGPHTVYVRLIGYRA